In Chryseobacterium shigense, the following proteins share a genomic window:
- the blaIND gene encoding IND family subclass B1 metallo-beta-lactamase: protein MKNVKVLTVLSLFLVNFFNAQVRDFVIEQPFGKKLYLYKTFGVFGGKEYSTNALYLITKKGVVLFDVPWQKTQYQSLMDTIKKRHNLPVIAVFATHSHEDRAGDLSFYNKKGIPTYATAKTNELLKKEGKATSSKITQIGKKYKIGGEEFIVDFLGEGHTADNVVVWFPKYNVLDGGCLVKSSAAVDLGYTGEANVQQWPLTMKKLQARYPSTAKVIPGHDEWKGNDHVKHTLELLDKQNTK from the coding sequence ATGAAAAATGTTAAAGTTCTTACAGTTCTGTCTTTATTTCTTGTTAATTTTTTTAATGCGCAGGTTCGTGATTTTGTCATTGAGCAACCTTTTGGCAAAAAACTTTATCTGTATAAAACTTTCGGAGTTTTCGGGGGAAAAGAATATTCTACCAACGCGCTTTATCTGATTACAAAAAAAGGAGTGGTACTGTTTGATGTTCCATGGCAGAAAACCCAGTACCAGAGCCTTATGGATACAATAAAAAAACGCCATAACTTACCGGTAATTGCTGTTTTTGCAACACATTCTCACGAAGACAGAGCCGGAGATCTTAGCTTTTACAATAAAAAAGGTATTCCGACCTATGCCACAGCCAAAACCAACGAATTACTGAAGAAAGAAGGAAAAGCAACCTCAAGTAAAATAACACAGATCGGGAAGAAATATAAAATAGGAGGAGAGGAATTTATTGTGGATTTCCTTGGTGAAGGCCACACGGCAGACAATGTGGTGGTATGGTTTCCAAAATATAATGTTCTTGACGGAGGCTGTCTGGTGAAAAGCAGTGCAGCAGTTGATCTGGGGTATACAGGAGAGGCTAATGTACAGCAATGGCCACTGACAATGAAAAAGCTGCAGGCCAGATATCCTTCTACTGCAAAGGTAATTCCGGGCCATGATGAATGGAAAGGAAATGATCACGTAAAGCATACCCTTGAACTTTTAGATAAGCAAAACACTAAATAA
- a CDS encoding sensor histidine kinase, with the protein MRKSIFARLNNWIIFLLMTLVVVTIVVASTILINFLRKEEIKRVDILVSALKFQQEVTPSLEVQELILKIYSSNNTIPMIVLDKDDKPMVHKNIPREIENDPVRITLLAKKMAKSYPPIEIKIPEGNNQFVYYDNSRLLNDLRYSPFILGFFILCYFLFSFWFLRTIKKTDEGYLWAGLAKETAHQIGTPLSSMIGWMEIMKLDNPESEGVYEIEKDIERLRTISERFSKIGSVPELNDMNFNETILENYNYLKTRISKKIDFSLHLPTYTILVPHNKILMSWVIENLVKNAVDAMKGEGTLSMYVFERNKNILVEVKDSGSGMTKQQARNAFKPGYSTKKRGWGLGLSLAKRVIHEYHNGDIKISQTEVGKGSTFRITIRKV; encoded by the coding sequence TTGAGGAAATCCATATTTGCCAGGCTGAATAACTGGATTATATTTTTACTGATGACTTTAGTGGTGGTTACCATTGTGGTTGCTTCCACTATTCTTATCAATTTTCTCAGAAAAGAGGAAATCAAACGTGTGGATATCCTGGTAAGTGCTTTGAAATTTCAGCAGGAAGTAACACCCAGCTTGGAAGTTCAGGAACTGATTCTTAAAATATACAGCTCTAACAATACTATTCCAATGATTGTACTGGATAAGGATGACAAACCTATGGTACATAAAAATATTCCCAGGGAAATTGAAAACGATCCGGTCCGGATTACACTTCTGGCCAAAAAAATGGCAAAAAGTTACCCTCCGATCGAAATTAAAATTCCTGAAGGAAATAACCAGTTTGTCTATTACGATAACTCCAGGCTGCTTAACGATTTAAGGTATTCCCCTTTTATCCTTGGCTTTTTCATCCTGTGTTATTTTCTGTTTTCATTCTGGTTCCTGCGAACGATCAAAAAGACGGATGAAGGCTATCTCTGGGCTGGTCTTGCCAAAGAAACCGCCCACCAGATCGGAACTCCTTTATCATCCATGATCGGATGGATGGAAATCATGAAGCTGGATAATCCGGAATCAGAAGGAGTATACGAAATTGAAAAAGATATCGAAAGACTGAGGACTATTTCTGAACGTTTTTCCAAAATAGGATCTGTTCCTGAACTGAATGATATGAATTTCAATGAGACTATTTTAGAGAATTATAATTACCTCAAAACAAGGATTTCAAAGAAAATAGATTTCAGTCTGCATCTTCCAACATATACTATCCTGGTTCCGCACAACAAAATCCTGATGAGCTGGGTTATTGAAAACCTTGTAAAAAATGCTGTGGATGCTATGAAAGGAGAAGGAACCTTAAGTATGTATGTTTTTGAAAGAAATAAAAATATTCTTGTAGAAGTTAAAGATTCCGGCAGCGGGATGACCAAACAGCAGGCAAGAAATGCTTTTAAGCCGGGTTATTCAACCAAAAAAAGAGGTTGGGGACTAGGCCTTTCATTGGCAAAAAGGGTTATTCACGAATATCATAACGGGGATATTAAAATTTCTCAGACAGAAGTAGGAAAGGGCAGTACATTCAGAATTACAATAAGAAAAGTATAG
- the dacB gene encoding D-alanyl-D-alanine carboxypeptidase/D-alanyl-D-alanine-endopeptidase — protein MKKTLAVLILSVHTISAQNMAQKLDQATKDLMDSSGAVSSGLSFYVTDENGTLIYEYQGNKGLSTASTQKIFTAGAALETLGKNFTYKTTAGYSGNLSSGTLNGDFIISSNGDPTLGSWRYDAYKPDNFKKKLIEALKSSGITKISGNLVIDDSYFDHQTIPGGWPWDDLGNYYGAGVWGINWRENQFDININGTEFKGFSYPLENVKWLNDLKAGGNSDQSLIFTAPHSDVALINGTLPAGKTVTVSGSVPDPPLQLGTEAGQWLKESGIEISGKIVTSSQLEMEGKQLPGAAKKIILTYESPTLDKMVYWFLRKSVNMYGETLIKTLGKEKKGNSSFKSGIAYLKEFWKSKGINPNMINFADGSGLSPQNYVAAKAEVQALLYAKKQPWFDAYYDGFPVQDNGMKMKSGTMRDTKSFAGYHTSKDGRKYVFSIIINNYQGSGGAELQKILNVLK, from the coding sequence ATGAAAAAAACGCTTGCAGTTCTTATACTGTCGGTTCACACGATATCTGCCCAGAATATGGCACAGAAACTGGATCAAGCAACCAAAGACCTTATGGATTCTTCGGGGGCTGTTTCGTCCGGCTTATCATTTTACGTTACTGATGAAAACGGAACGCTTATCTACGAATACCAGGGTAATAAAGGCCTTTCAACAGCTTCCACGCAGAAAATTTTCACTGCCGGTGCAGCACTTGAAACTTTAGGGAAGAATTTTACCTATAAAACAACGGCAGGTTATTCAGGAAACCTTTCTTCAGGAACATTGAACGGAGATTTTATCATCAGTTCGAATGGGGATCCTACCTTGGGAAGCTGGCGGTATGATGCCTACAAGCCTGACAATTTTAAAAAGAAATTAATAGAAGCCCTTAAAAGCTCCGGAATTACAAAAATTTCCGGCAATCTGGTCATTGATGATTCCTATTTTGACCATCAGACAATTCCCGGAGGATGGCCTTGGGATGACCTCGGAAACTATTACGGAGCAGGAGTCTGGGGAATCAACTGGAGGGAAAACCAGTTTGATATCAATATAAACGGGACGGAATTTAAAGGATTTTCTTATCCGCTTGAAAATGTAAAATGGCTGAATGATCTTAAAGCTGGCGGCAATTCAGATCAAAGTCTTATTTTCACCGCACCTCATTCTGATGTAGCTTTAATCAACGGTACATTGCCAGCCGGAAAAACAGTTACGGTTTCCGGTTCGGTACCTGATCCGCCGCTGCAATTAGGAACAGAAGCAGGACAATGGCTTAAAGAATCCGGAATAGAAATTTCAGGGAAAATAGTAACCAGCTCACAGCTTGAAATGGAAGGGAAACAGCTTCCCGGAGCTGCAAAAAAGATAATTCTCACTTACGAATCCCCGACACTGGATAAAATGGTGTATTGGTTTTTAAGGAAAAGTGTCAACATGTACGGGGAAACTTTAATTAAAACGTTAGGAAAAGAAAAGAAAGGAAATTCCAGCTTTAAAAGCGGGATTGCTTATTTAAAAGAGTTCTGGAAATCTAAAGGTATTAATCCGAATATGATCAATTTTGCAGACGGAAGCGGACTGTCTCCACAGAATTATGTTGCTGCCAAAGCTGAAGTACAGGCCTTGCTGTATGCAAAAAAACAACCCTGGTTTGATGCTTATTATGACGGTTTTCCGGTTCAGGACAACGGGATGAAGATGAAAAGCGGAACAATGAGGGATACAAAATCCTTTGCAGGATATCATACATCGAAAGATGGTAGAAAATATGTATTTTCAATCATTATTAATAATTACCAGGGAAGCGGAGGTGCGGAACTGCAGAAAATTCTGAATGTCTTAAAATAA
- the pepE gene encoding dipeptidase PepE — protein MNIILASTSTIFGGEYLEYLREELIELYKGIDEIIFVPFARPGGISHDDYTQKARSFFETINIKVKGLHEFENKTEALNNAKGYFTGGGNTFLLVKTLHEEGLMTVLKENVESGKSYLGCSAGSNIGGQNMKTTNDMPIVYPPSFDCMGLVPFNLNPHYLDPNPELKHNGETRETRIKEFLTQNDIKVIGLREGNWIRRIGDSITVEGSELTRVFEKDKEPYEIEAGTIL, from the coding sequence ATGAACATTATACTGGCATCCACTTCCACCATTTTCGGAGGAGAATATTTAGAGTACCTGAGAGAAGAACTGATTGAATTATATAAAGGAATTGACGAAATAATCTTTGTTCCTTTCGCCAGGCCGGGCGGAATTTCCCATGATGATTATACTCAAAAAGCACGTTCTTTTTTTGAAACCATCAATATTAAAGTAAAAGGACTTCACGAGTTTGAAAATAAAACAGAAGCTTTGAATAATGCCAAAGGATATTTTACAGGTGGCGGAAATACATTTTTACTGGTAAAAACTCTTCATGAGGAAGGCTTAATGACTGTCCTTAAAGAAAATGTAGAATCCGGAAAATCATATCTTGGCTGCAGCGCCGGAAGCAATATTGGTGGACAGAATATGAAAACCACCAACGATATGCCTATTGTTTATCCACCCAGCTTCGATTGTATGGGACTTGTTCCGTTCAATCTCAACCCTCATTATCTTGACCCGAATCCTGAACTGAAACACAACGGGGAAACCAGGGAAACGAGAATCAAAGAATTCCTGACTCAAAATGATATAAAAGTAATAGGTCTTCGTGAAGGAAACTGGATCAGAAGGATAGGAGACAGCATCACGGTAGAAGGCAGTGAGCTGACAAGAGTCTTCGAAAAAGATAAAGAACCTTATGAAATAGAAGCAGGGACAATACTTTAA
- a CDS encoding tetratricopeptide repeat protein: MKMVKVNIKNLFLGLLFAGTAGFANAQTTQTDSANNAAATTAQKGNPTIDGLKKQIEANPKDTDALAKLATAYQDASDWTNAVDTWKKISALLPDWAPSYYSQAYAYQSAKDDANAKLAYEKYIATVKPEEVEQNKKNLAYAYFYIAFAEQQSDPTKAKEHIAKSIEYDPTNQDAVKLSKTLNS; encoded by the coding sequence ATGAAAATGGTTAAAGTTAATATTAAAAATCTATTCTTAGGGTTACTGTTTGCAGGAACTGCAGGTTTCGCGAATGCACAGACTACTCAAACAGACAGTGCAAATAATGCAGCAGCAACTACTGCCCAGAAAGGAAACCCGACAATTGACGGACTGAAAAAACAAATCGAAGCCAATCCAAAGGATACCGATGCATTGGCAAAATTAGCAACAGCATATCAGGATGCTTCCGACTGGACGAATGCAGTGGATACATGGAAAAAAATATCTGCTCTGTTACCGGATTGGGCTCCGTCTTACTACAGTCAGGCTTATGCATACCAGTCCGCTAAAGACGATGCCAATGCAAAACTTGCTTATGAAAAGTATATTGCAACAGTAAAACCTGAAGAAGTGGAGCAAAATAAAAAGAATCTGGCCTATGCCTATTTTTATATTGCCTTTGCAGAACAGCAAAGCGATCCCACTAAAGCAAAAGAACATATTGCCAAATCTATAGAATATGATCCTACCAACCAGGATGCTGTAAAACTTAGCAAAACTTTAAATTCTTAA
- a CDS encoding YdeI/OmpD-associated family protein — MKNNSFTAKLEIIGINPFVFIPEDVLNTIFETSGKNKSPIPVKGTVNGKEFKQNLMKYLGEWRLYVNLVMLKNSPKRIGEIIEISIEFDDSDRSIPIHPKLDQAIKDNPVTLANFENLVPSRKLELIRYISHLKTEDSIQRNIDKIILYLKGETDFFGKKIN, encoded by the coding sequence ATGAAAAACAATTCTTTTACGGCAAAACTGGAAATCATTGGCATCAATCCTTTTGTTTTTATTCCTGAAGATGTTTTAAACACCATTTTTGAAACTTCCGGAAAGAATAAAAGCCCTATTCCTGTAAAAGGAACGGTAAACGGAAAAGAATTTAAGCAGAATCTGATGAAATACCTTGGAGAATGGAGACTGTATGTCAATCTTGTAATGCTCAAAAATTCTCCCAAAAGAATAGGTGAAATAATTGAGATTTCTATTGAATTTGATGATTCGGACAGAAGTATTCCTATTCACCCCAAACTGGATCAGGCCATTAAAGATAATCCGGTTACGTTGGCAAATTTTGAAAACTTAGTTCCTTCAAGAAAACTTGAGCTGATCCGTTATATCAGCCATTTAAAAACAGAAGATAGCATCCAGCGGAATATTGATAAAATCATTCTGTATCTGAAGGGCGAAACTGACTTTTTTGGTAAAAAAATCAATTAA